Proteins encoded within one genomic window of Lysinibacillus sphaericus:
- a CDS encoding polyprenyl synthetase family protein, with protein MKDIDGRINESLDIIIENDAMLGDELKTMLKSFKEEKVVTGYSFGKLCFWHYEAFVDCLNDDIYKVAAAIELLILSYDIIDDLQDKDSDYIWSKTPELALNVALAMLVMSSKTIHSTTFEHKNMALRLLQEYALRSISGQQLDVLNDCRDEQSYLQMIDQKSGSLTAMSCVIGEVLAKGEMTAEIEEYGKYIGIIQQIKNDIQGLKTWGPKNDLINKKYSLPIIYLMSQNNSVSKYVINYYNKDIVTFLDKNAIENELKNGGAIRYAITMKNLYKLKALNNLENVAINKVGKEYLIKLMR; from the coding sequence TTGAAGGATATAGATGGACGCATTAATGAATCTTTAGACATAATTATTGAAAATGATGCAATGCTTGGTGATGAATTAAAAACAATGCTTAAAAGCTTTAAAGAAGAAAAAGTAGTTACAGGCTATTCGTTTGGCAAACTATGTTTTTGGCATTATGAAGCATTTGTAGATTGTTTGAATGATGATATTTATAAAGTCGCTGCAGCTATTGAACTTCTAATATTGTCCTATGATATTATTGATGATTTACAGGATAAGGATTCTGATTATATTTGGAGCAAAACACCCGAACTTGCATTAAATGTTGCATTAGCCATGCTCGTTATGTCATCTAAGACTATACATAGCACTACTTTTGAACACAAAAATATGGCCCTTCGATTATTACAAGAATATGCTTTGCGAAGTATTAGTGGCCAGCAGTTAGATGTACTCAATGATTGTCGAGATGAGCAATCATATTTACAAATGATTGACCAAAAATCAGGTTCCCTAACAGCGATGAGTTGTGTTATTGGTGAAGTACTTGCCAAAGGAGAAATGACTGCTGAAATAGAAGAATACGGAAAATATATAGGTATTATTCAACAAATAAAAAATGATATTCAAGGTTTAAAAACATGGGGACCTAAGAATGATCTTATAAATAAAAAATATTCGTTACCAATTATTTATCTAATGTCACAAAATAATAGTGTTTCAAAATATGTGATAAACTATTATAATAAAGATATAGTTACATTTTTGGATAAAAATGCTATAGAAAATGAGCTGAAAAATGGTGGCGCAATACGCTATGCCATTACGATGAAGAACCTCTATAAGCTAAAAGCATTGAATAATCTCGAAAATGTTGCTATAAACAAAGTAGGTAAAGAATACCTAATAAAACTAATGAGATGA
- the comX gene encoding competence pheromone ComX, producing the protein MINVIQYLEQNPALVSLLKEQKVALIGFSATEQQAILDSFEEELCLQQTIWN; encoded by the coding sequence ATGATTAATGTAATTCAGTATCTAGAACAAAACCCTGCACTAGTATCACTGTTAAAAGAACAGAAAGTCGCATTAATTGGTTTTTCAGCAACTGAACAACAGGCTATACTTGACTCATTCGAAGAAGAACTATGCCTACAACAAACAATTTGGAACTAA